TGTTGCGTACCGGTTTGGCTTCACTTTCTGATAAGCTGGAATTTAATTCACCGGCTGAAGATTTTCATCCAAAAATATTAAGTACCTATTTTGATTTGGGAATTCATTCAGAGTACTTGCTGATGAATTTAGATTTGGCAGGAGTCTCTTCCAGTGGTGGCGCAGCGTGTTCTTCCGGATCTGAGAAAGCATCTCATGTATTGAGTTACTTGAGACCAGGACAGATGGGTAAAAACATTCGCTTTTCTTTGTCTCATTTGAACACAGCCGAAGAAATGAATCAATTGCTTTCAATAGTCAAAGAAACTATGGATAAATCAAAATGACCAATCCTAATAATTCAAACATCCTATGGCCTTTTTTATACCTTTGTATTTGAAATCCAGTTCAATTGAGTAAAAAACCCAAAATTCTAATTAAAAAGCGTCAACTTCAAATAATCATAGATCGCTTATGCTACCAATTGATTGAGCATCATGGAGATTTTGGGCAGAGCTGTATCGTTGGGATTCAAAAGAAAGGTGCCATCCTTGCTGAAAGAATTATCAGCAGATTAAAGGAAATTGGCGTAAAAACTACGATTCCTTTTGGAAAACTCGATATCACATTTTTCAGAGACGATTTTAGGCAGGGAAATAAAATATTGGTTCCACATGATAATTCCATGGAGTTTTTGGTAGATGATTTGGATGTTATTTTGGTGGATGATGT
This window of the Saprospiraceae bacterium genome carries:
- the pyrR gene encoding bifunctional pyr operon transcriptional regulator/uracil phosphoribosyltransferase PyrR — its product is MSKKPKILIKKRQLQIIIDRLCYQLIEHHGDFGQSCIVGIQKKGAILAERIISRLKEIGVKTTIPFGKLDITFFRDDFRQGNKILVPHDNSMEFLVDDLDVILVDDVLYSGRTIQAALQALTHYGRSRSVELMVLIDRRFNRCLPIQGQYVGLKVDSLDQAYVKVELEEEGHEDRVLFFDADQKVEK